One Thermodesulfobacteriota bacterium DNA segment encodes these proteins:
- a CDS encoding type Z 30S ribosomal protein S14 → MARLALMNKAKRKQKFKVRQYNRCPLCGRARAFLRKFSMCRLCFRKHASRGEIPGVIKASW, encoded by the coding sequence TTGGCCAGATTAGCCCTGATGAATAAAGCCAAGCGAAAGCAGAAATTCAAGGTCCGCCAATACAACCGTTGCCCTCTCTGCGGAAGGGCTCGGGCGTTTCTGCGAAAATTCAGCATGTGTCGCCTCTGTTTCAGAAAACATGCCTCCCGCGGAGAGATCCCGGGAGTGATCAAGGCGAGCTGGTAA
- the rplO gene encoding 50S ribosomal protein L15 produces the protein MRLSELKPAEGSRKKRKRVGRGPGSGHGKTACKGHKGQRARSGGGPKAGFEGGQMPLQRRLPKRGFRNPFKEKVSIIHLRDLNRFEKDAIVDPERLVAAGLCRKGETIKLLSDGDLEHPMTIRVHRASLAAVKKVEQASGKVEVIRS, from the coding sequence ATGAGACTTTCTGAACTGAAACCCGCGGAGGGATCGAGGAAGAAGAGGAAACGGGTGGGAAGGGGGCCCGGGTCTGGCCACGGCAAGACCGCCTGCAAGGGCCATAAAGGCCAGCGGGCTCGGTCCGGCGGAGGTCCCAAGGCCGGATTTGAGGGTGGCCAGATGCCGCTTCAGAGGCGGCTGCCCAAGCGGGGGTTCCGGAACCCCTTCAAGGAGAAGGTCTCCATCATCCATCTCCGGGACCTCAACCGCTTCGAAAAAGATGCGATCGTTGACCCGGAACGCTTGGTCGCCGCCGGTCTCTGTCGAAAAGGGGAGACGATCAAACTCCTCTCCGACGGGGACCTTGAACATCCGATGACGATCCGGGTCCACCGGGCAAGCCTGGCCGCGGTCAAAAAAGTGGAGCAGGCCTCCGGAAAGGTGGAGGTCATCAGGTCATGA
- the rpsE gene encoding 30S ribosomal protein S5 translates to MPKIDPSTLELTDRVVDIRRVAKVVKGGRRFSFSALVVVGDGQGHVGSGMGKANEVPEAIRKAVEHAKRSLIKVPLVNKTIPYEVMGKFGASKVLLKPASEGTGVIAGAAVRAIAESAGIENILTKSLGSNNPYNLVKATMAAISQLKYPEEVLQMRKASKENPS, encoded by the coding sequence TTGCCAAAGATTGATCCAAGCACGTTGGAGTTGACAGACCGGGTCGTGGACATTCGCCGGGTGGCCAAAGTGGTCAAAGGCGGCAGGCGGTTCAGTTTCAGCGCCCTGGTCGTCGTGGGCGATGGCCAAGGCCATGTGGGAAGTGGCATGGGAAAGGCGAACGAGGTCCCGGAGGCCATCCGGAAGGCGGTGGAACATGCGAAGCGGAGCTTGATCAAAGTCCCCCTGGTCAACAAGACCATCCCGTATGAGGTCATGGGCAAATTTGGAGCCTCCAAGGTCCTCTTGAAGCCCGCATCGGAGGGAACGGGGGTGATCGCAGGCGCCGCGGTGAGGGCCATTGCGGAGTCGGCCGGCATCGAAAACATTCTGACCAAATCCCTTGGGTCCAACAACCCCTACAATTTGGTGAAGGCCACGATGGCGGCCATCAGCCAGTTGAAATACCCGGAGGAGGTTCTTCAGATGAGGAAGGCCTCCAAGGAGAATCCAAGCTGA
- the rplX gene encoding 50S ribosomal protein L24: MVASRSYIKKNDLVMVIHGREKGKSGRVLRVLPEKGRVVVEKINFIKRHTRPHGQQKRGGILEKEAPLHLSNVMLLCEKCNKPVRIGHRFIEGGKKVRYCKKCGEIFDK; encoded by the coding sequence ATGGTCGCTTCGAGAAGCTATATCAAAAAGAATGACCTGGTCATGGTCATCCACGGTCGGGAGAAAGGGAAGAGCGGACGGGTGTTGAGGGTCTTGCCGGAAAAAGGGAGGGTGGTCGTCGAAAAGATCAACTTCATCAAACGCCATACCCGTCCCCACGGACAACAGAAACGAGGCGGGATCCTCGAAAAGGAGGCCCCCCTCCACCTCTCGAATGTGATGCTTCTCTGCGAAAAGTGTAACAAGCCAGTGCGGATTGGCCATCGTTTCATCGAGGGGGGGAAGAAGGTCCGGTACTGTAAAAAATGCGGTGAAATCTTTGACAAATAG
- the rpsH gene encoding 30S ribosomal protein S8, which translates to MSMTDPLADMFTLIRNASKARFESVDIPYSKLKHEIAKILKEEGFITHFKVLKGEKDHPVIRIVLKYDANRKGLIHIRRISKPGRRVYVGTDRIPSPMSGLGISILSTSKGVLTDKGARKFHVGGEVLCYVW; encoded by the coding sequence ATGTCGATGACCGATCCATTGGCCGATATGTTCACGCTCATCCGAAATGCCTCCAAGGCCCGATTCGAAAGCGTCGATATCCCCTACTCCAAGTTGAAACACGAGATCGCCAAGATCCTGAAGGAGGAGGGCTTCATCACCCACTTCAAGGTGTTGAAAGGGGAAAAGGATCACCCGGTGATCCGCATCGTCCTCAAGTACGATGCAAACCGAAAGGGATTGATCCACATCCGCCGCATCAGCAAGCCTGGCCGGAGGGTCTATGTGGGAACCGATCGAATCCCCTCCCCGATGAGCGGCCTGGGGATCTCCATCCTCTCCACCTCCAAGGGCGTGCTGACCGACAAGGGGGCGAGAAAATTCCATGTGGGCGGTGAGGTGTTGTGTTATGTCTGGTGA
- the rplR gene encoding 50S ribosomal protein L18, which produces MVPKKILARRKRKRRVRSRIRGTAERPRLNVFRSLKHIYAQAIVDTTGRTVASASTLSPELRGTLRATGNVEAAKKVGELIAKKCLEKGIQKVVFDRNGYLYHGRVKALAEAARAGGLIF; this is translated from the coding sequence ATGGTACCGAAGAAGATCTTGGCAAGGAGGAAGCGAAAGAGGAGGGTCAGAAGCCGGATACGAGGGACGGCCGAACGGCCTCGCCTCAATGTCTTCAGGAGCCTGAAGCATATCTATGCCCAGGCCATCGTCGATACCACGGGCCGGACCGTGGCCAGTGCCTCCACCCTCAGTCCGGAGCTCCGGGGAACCCTTCGGGCGACGGGAAACGTGGAAGCCGCCAAGAAGGTCGGGGAGCTCATCGCCAAGAAATGTCTGGAGAAGGGGATACAGAAGGTCGTCTTTGACCGAAACGGATATCTCTACCACGGAAGGGTGAAGGCCCTGGCCGAAGCCGCAAGGGCAGGAGGGCTCATCTTTTGA
- the rplN gene encoding 50S ribosomal protein L14: MIQMRTILDVADNSGAKRLGCIKVLGGTKRKYATLGDVIIVSVKDALPNSKIKKGDVARAVIVRTKKEVKRPDGSYIKFDDNSAVLINPQGEPIGTRIFGPVARELRAKRFMKIISLAPEVL, encoded by the coding sequence ATGATCCAGATGCGAACGATTCTTGATGTGGCGGACAATTCGGGAGCCAAACGCCTGGGGTGCATCAAAGTCCTCGGGGGAACCAAAAGGAAATATGCCACCCTGGGAGATGTCATCATCGTTTCGGTCAAGGATGCTCTGCCCAACTCCAAGATCAAGAAGGGGGATGTGGCCAGGGCCGTGATCGTCCGGACCAAAAAGGAGGTCAAACGTCCCGATGGCTCCTACATCAAATTTGACGACAACTCGGCGGTTTTGATCAACCCTCAGGGGGAGCCGATCGGGACCCGAATCTTTGGGCCGGTGGCCAGGGAGTTGAGGGCGAAACGTTTCATGAAGATCATCTCGCTCGCCCCAGAGGTTCTCTGA
- the rpmD gene encoding 50S ribosomal protein L30 gives MTAQTEGERRIRVRWKRSVIGRPEPQKRIIKALGFKRLNQVRLLPDHPTIRGMIQQVPHLVELIDQGEEA, from the coding sequence ATGACGGCGCAAACCGAGGGAGAGAGAAGGATTCGGGTGAGATGGAAACGGAGCGTCATCGGCCGACCGGAACCGCAGAAGAGGATCATCAAGGCCCTCGGATTCAAACGACTGAACCAGGTCCGACTCCTTCCGGATCATCCGACCATACGGGGCATGATCCAGCAGGTTCCCCATCTCGTCGAATTGATCGACCAAGGAGAAGAGGCATAG
- the rplE gene encoding 50S ribosomal protein L5: MPKLKEIYQEQVVPALMKRFQYRNRMEVPRLDKIVINMGLGEAIQNIKILDSAVQELTLITGQKAVITKAKKSIAQFKLRAGMPIGVRVTLRKDRMYEFFNRLVNVALPRVRDFKGVSSKSFDGRGNFALGVKEQLIFPEIHYDKIDKVKGMNIVINTTAKTDEEGKELLRLLGMPFRN; encoded by the coding sequence ATGCCCAAATTGAAAGAGATCTATCAGGAACAGGTCGTCCCGGCCCTGATGAAGCGTTTCCAATACCGGAACCGGATGGAGGTCCCTCGGCTGGACAAAATCGTGATCAACATGGGATTGGGGGAAGCCATCCAGAACATCAAGATCCTGGACTCCGCCGTTCAGGAGCTGACCCTCATCACTGGGCAGAAGGCGGTGATCACCAAGGCCAAAAAGTCGATTGCCCAGTTCAAGCTGAGGGCTGGGATGCCCATCGGGGTCAGGGTCACCCTCCGGAAGGACCGGATGTATGAATTCTTCAATCGCCTCGTCAACGTGGCCCTTCCGAGGGTGAGGGACTTTAAAGGGGTCTCCTCGAAATCCTTCGATGGACGGGGGAACTTCGCCTTGGGCGTCAAGGAGCAGCTCATCTTTCCGGAGATCCATTACGACAAGATTGACAAGGTCAAGGGGATGAACATCGTCATCAACACCACCGCCAAGACCGACGAGGAGGGGAAAGAGCTCTTGAGGCTGCTCGGGATGCCCTTCAGGAATTAA
- the rplF gene encoding 50S ribosomal protein L6, with protein sequence MSRIGRMPIPLPKDVKVSHDPSKIEVSGPKGTLSLPIPRGILVSVDGGKILVQKEREERTLKALHGLTRSLIANMVTGVTQGFEKRLEIVGVGYRADVQGNTLKLSLGFSHPVLFPIPEGIKMEVEKQTLITVRGVDKELVGNTAAKIRAIKPPEPYKGKGIRYLGEKIRKKVGKTKA encoded by the coding sequence ATGTCTCGTATCGGAAGAATGCCCATCCCCCTGCCGAAGGATGTGAAGGTCTCCCATGACCCATCGAAGATCGAGGTCTCGGGGCCCAAAGGGACGCTCTCCCTTCCCATCCCCCGCGGGATCCTGGTCTCGGTGGATGGCGGGAAGATCTTGGTTCAGAAGGAACGGGAGGAAAGGACCCTCAAGGCCCTCCACGGCCTCACCCGCAGCCTGATCGCCAACATGGTGACGGGCGTGACCCAGGGTTTTGAAAAGAGACTGGAGATCGTCGGCGTGGGCTATCGGGCTGATGTCCAAGGCAACACCCTCAAGCTCTCCCTCGGGTTTTCCCACCCGGTCCTCTTTCCCATTCCGGAAGGGATCAAAATGGAGGTGGAGAAACAGACCCTGATCACCGTAAGGGGGGTGGATAAAGAGCTGGTCGGGAATACCGCTGCCAAAATTCGGGCGATCAAGCCTCCCGAACCCTACAAGGGAAAGGGGATTCGCTATCTCGGGGAAAAGATTCGCAAGAAAGTCGGCAAGACGAAAGCCTAA